In Leptotrichia hongkongensis, one genomic interval encodes:
- a CDS encoding metallophosphoesterase — MEGKSWILKILYVFLGLIIVFLVYSHYEYRNIKIKTIEIKSKDLPKEFDGKRVLFVADFQYDTMARYNKKQQKKAIELINAQKKDMILLGGDYATWEKNIPKFYEDAKDIRIPELGVYAIYGNHEYPGAEKTAENMKKLGFNLLVNENRKITINNENIYIAGVTDLWHGKPDAKKALEGLKKEDFVLFLTHNPEYFEEMTEDEKEKADITLAGHTHGGQVTFFGKIIMSAIKDKKKYGYGMKEYNGHKIYITSGLGGAFLEMFIRFFAQPEIVIFELKKI, encoded by the coding sequence ATGGAAGGAAAAAGTTGGATTCTTAAGATTTTATATGTTTTTTTAGGATTAATTATAGTGTTTTTGGTGTATTCGCATTATGAATATCGGAATATAAAGATTAAAACAATTGAGATAAAGTCTAAGGATTTGCCAAAAGAGTTTGACGGAAAAAGAGTGCTGTTTGTAGCTGATTTTCAGTATGATACGATGGCACGGTATAATAAAAAACAGCAGAAAAAGGCGATTGAGCTGATTAATGCACAGAAAAAGGATATGATACTTCTGGGGGGAGATTATGCGACTTGGGAGAAAAATATTCCTAAGTTTTATGAGGATGCGAAGGATATAAGGATTCCAGAACTTGGAGTATATGCGATTTATGGGAATCATGAGTATCCAGGAGCAGAAAAAACGGCTGAAAATATGAAAAAACTTGGATTTAATCTGCTCGTAAATGAAAATAGGAAAATAACAATAAATAATGAAAATATATATATTGCTGGAGTAACAGACTTGTGGCATGGAAAGCCTGATGCGAAAAAGGCTCTTGAAGGGCTAAAAAAGGAGGACTTTGTATTATTTTTGACTCATAATCCTGAATATTTTGAGGAAATGACAGAAGATGAAAAGGAAAAGGCAGATATTACACTTGCTGGACATACTCACGGCGGACAGGTTACTTTCTTTGGAAAAATTATCATGTCAGCGATAAAGGATAAGAAGAAATATGGATATGGAATGAAGGAATATAATGGTCATAAAATATACATTACTTCAG